TATGTACCATGGGGCTTCTGCTGTTTGGATAGCCAGGTTACATGCATAGAAGCCCAGAGAATGTTCGCACCACCACTATGCCTGGAATTTAAAGAACTCTCAGAGATAGTAAAAGGTCCATCCCAGTACCAGGTATCCCAATATCCTACAGTCATCCACCCGCAAGAATCTGCAACAAGCACTTTTTTGTCAGGATTAATCCATCTTTTCATATTGTAGTGGGCACTCAGTGCTACTGGATTACTCGAAAAACCTTGATAACTACCATTCAACCCATAACACCCACCAAGCCGTGCTGATGGACAGAACCACACCACAGGGTCGTTAGGGTCACTCTTTTTAGCAGGCACATATCCGAGTGCCCTAAGTGTCCAGTACCATCTCTGGTAATAAGATGGTGTATTCCCCATGTACGGAAACGGAATTCTTCCTTCGTTATCATCAGCATACATTACCAGTGCAAGTCCAATCTGCTTAAGGTTGTTCATACATACCGCCTGCCTTGCCCTTTCCCTCGCCTGAGAAAGTGCCGGTAGCAACATCGCAGCAAGTATCGCAATGATTGCTACCACTACCAATAATTCTATAAGCGTAAATCCCTTCCTTCTCATCTTACACCTCCATTTTTTGTTATCTATTCTAAACAGGGGATAACAGAAAGTACTGTCTGCCAGTGCCCCTGAGAAGTGGAAGTTTCTCATTCCTTTATAACCTCCTTACAGAACCTCTCTCTACCAAAGAAACAGGAAACGCTACCTTCATACCTGTCTTCTTACCCGTCTCTATCTCGTCTATCAATACTTTTATCCCTGCCTTTACCATATCATACTTGTCAACCCCTATCGTAGTTAACCCAGGATGCAGGTGTTCACCTATCCTTATGTTATCAAACCCTACCACTGATATATCTTCAGGTATCCTTCTGCCCATCTCTCCTAATGCCTTATATACACCTATCGCCATAGGGTCTGATACTACAAATATCGCTGTCATATCAGGGTTTCTCTCCACCAACCGCTTCGTCGCTTCATAGGCACCCTCTATACTATACATACCCTCTTCAACAAGCCCCTCATTATACCTAATACCTACCTCCTCAAGTGCCTTTCTGTAACCTGAAGAATGAGAATAATGTAAAGGCATATCCTCTAAAAAACTGGTGATACATCCTATCTTTTTGTGTCCTGCTGATATTAAGTATTGGGTTGCTATAAAACCACCAGCGAAAAAGTCAGGGTAAAAAGAAGCAATATCATCAGACATTATAAAATCTATAAACAT
This genomic interval from bacterium contains the following:
- a CDS encoding type II secretion system GspH family protein; its protein translation is MRNFHFSGALADSTFCYPLFRIDNKKWRCKMRRKGFTLIELLVVVAIIAILAAMLLPALSQARERARQAVCMNNLKQIGLALVMYADDNEGRIPFPYMGNTPSYYQRWYWTLRALGYVPAKKSDPNDPVVWFCPSARLGGCYGLNGSYQGFSSNPVALSAHYNMKRWINPDKKVLVADSCGWMTVGYWDTWYWDGPFTISESSLNSRHSGGANILWASMHVTWLSKQQKPHGT
- a CDS encoding LacI family transcriptional regulator, which produces MKETVEKVKRVGIREVAKKAGVSIKTVSNVINNFPYVSEETRKKVWAAVEELGYSPVIEGRRLASLKRGNNLRTGNIGCLIFPTYNKYSEPFFAELLEEIDRVLLEFNLHRYFFHTLEDIRDPSLFIKMINPNVIDGCVFLGVGERWREDVINMYKKIENVVMFIDFIMSDDIASFYPDFFAGGFIATQYLISAGHKKIGCITSFLEDMPLHYSHSSGYRKALEEVGIRYNEGLVEEGMYSIEGAYEATKRLVERNPDMTAIFVVSDPMAIGVYKALGEMGRRIPEDISVVGFDNIRIGEHLHPGLTTIGVDKYDMVKAGIKVLIDEIETGKKTGMKVAFPVSLVERGSVRRL